The Candidatus Aegiribacteria sp. genome contains the following window.
GCTTCAGCCCCTTTTCGAATACTCAGGTGCATGCGCAGGATGCGGAGAAACTCCTTACGTCAAGCTTCTAACTCAGCTGTTTGGAGACAGAGCAGTCATAGCAAACGCTACAGGCTGCAGCTCTATCTACGGAGGCAACCTCCCGACCACTCCATACTCGAAGAATCATGACGACAGAGGCCCGGCATGGAACAACAGTCTCTTCGAGGACGCTGCTGAATTCGGTTATGGATTCAGGCTTACAGCGGACAAACACATCCAGCTGGCCGGAGAGCTTCTTCAAAGACTGTCTGCTCAAGTCGGTGAAAATCTTGCAGAAGCGATTCTTAGCGCTTCCCAGAATTCCGAACAGGATATTGCGGATCAGCGGGAAAGAATCGCTGAACTGAGAAAGGCTCTTGCCAATATAGATTCGATGGATGCAAGGCAGCTTGAAAGTGTTGTTGATTACTTCGTTCACAGAAGTGTTTGGACGATAGGCGGAGACGGCTGGGCTTACGATATCGGATACGGTGGTCTTGATCATGTCCTGGCGCAGGGCAGAGATATGAACATACTTGTACTCGATACGGGTGTTTACTCAAATACAGGCGGTCAGTGCTCCAAGGCTACTCCGCTGGCGGCAGTAGCTAAATTCGCTGATTCAGGAAAACCACAGCCGAAGAAAGACCTGGCGATGCTCTGCATAAGCTACGGGAACATCTACGTTGCCCAGATCGCCCTCGGTGCGAACTACAATCAGACTGTAAAGGCGTTTGTCGAAGCTGAGAGCTTTGACGGACCGAGTATCATCATTGCCTATACACACTGCATCGCTCATGGCATCAATATGACCTATGGTCTTGATGAGCAGAAGAATGCGGTCAAATCAGGTTTCTGGCCCCTTCTCAGATTCGATCCGAGAAAGATAGGTTCAGGTGAGAACCCTCTGACTCTTGACAGCAAAGATCCCTCGATTGCGTTCAGGGACTTCGCATATAATGAGGCAAGGTTCAAGAGCCTGACCAAGACGAAACCGGAGCATGCAGAAGTACTTATGGAGCTTGCTCAGGAAGAAGTTTCGCGCAGATGGAACATCTACAGACAGATGGCTGACATGACCTGGAAAAAGTAATAATAAGGTCGGACTTAACTATCTAAACTTCTATGGACTGTTTAATCGCATTTTCGACAATAAGTGATTGCGGATCAAGCGTATCTTTATAAAGATGACTTACAGCGGTATCTGAAAGTCCGAGATATCTGCCTGTATCAGCTTGACTGATACCAATTTCGTTGATAAGCAATTTCACAATTATACGTCTTATCCGGGTTGCTTTCCTTGGACCTCTTGGTTTTCTAAGAGTACTTATTGGAATCCTGGATATTTCAGAAGCAGCATGAATAATGGCTTCTATATTTCTGTGTTCCTTGTTTCTATTCCTGATCTTCATTTTCCTGATATCGTATAATTGTTTGTAGATTTTTCGTGCAAATTCAATTGAACCCGATATTCTAACCGAACGTTTTTGAGGTGCATCCTTCTCGCATTCAGCTGCTTTAAGTCCTTCTCTGTTTATGAAGTACGAACCTATATCCATATCTTTAATATTTGAATTAAAACCATCTGATAGGAAATCCAGATAACCTGATATCCAAGTATTTCCTCTGATGGAAAACTCTGATTCAAGCAAATCTGTTTCCTG
Protein-coding sequences here:
- a CDS encoding transposase, whose amino-acid sequence is MKTTFRVDEPGTFHHVISRAIDGKNIFSLPENQKDFISRLEKLAKQEHLKVYAWVLMSNHFHLLVEPVNISLSRSMQKLLTGFAMHYNKKSDRQGHVFQGRFRSILVEKESYFLELVRYIHLNPLRAGMVKDLNELNHYYSSGHVHITGVCNYPWQETDLLESEFSIRGNTWISGYLDFLSDGFNSNIKDMDIGSYFINREGLKAAECEKDAPQKRSVRISGSIEFARKIYKQLYDIRKMKIRNRNKEHRNIEAIIHAASEISRIPISTLRKPRGPRKATRIRRIIVKLLINEIGISQADTGRYLGLSDTAVSHLYKDTLDPQSLIVENAIKQSIEV